One window from the genome of Gimesia aquarii encodes:
- a CDS encoding type IV pilus biogenesis protein PilM, which produces MADYLALNWEKSELTGIEATVSGSAVSIKQSFHIVWPDELNPTQDPISAGSWLKNEFSRLNISVKNVLISFPRHDTTIRVLEIPDVPIEEVPEIVRFQAATKSSVPLGQLLLDHLLLPVREGKEARDVLVASIVRELHDQAVNTFQSMGMDVISTGVSAISVAEWIAHVGTFDKMSDPTLIVNQVDHHLEMSLVNDQQLLFTNSTSMTSADREVTEQSMITEVNRFLLASSSQLAGQKTKQIILIGEQQAQQSFSKKLSDRFRCAVEFVDPSLSTKSTFSDSHPLEYPGVLAGPMGMLYSQAQKSMEVVDFLNPHKAEVKPDRRKLQIGLGVAGVVLIFMTALFLTQRRVSDLDEQIVERQNIQNGLNELLKRGKPTLESVTLIENWEHSNSKSLKVLNELDTVLPGTDRLYLSDMSLNRSAGQSISRLRAMGHAKDDLDVRDLNRQLSNDNYRVHPKRSNNSTFDSDYPVPFEIDAERLPPQVNTQQKPKAEKVNKS; this is translated from the coding sequence ATGGCAGACTATCTAGCACTTAACTGGGAAAAATCAGAACTCACTGGCATCGAAGCAACTGTCAGTGGTTCAGCTGTTTCCATAAAACAGTCATTTCATATCGTTTGGCCTGATGAGTTGAATCCCACTCAGGATCCGATTTCAGCTGGCAGTTGGTTGAAGAATGAATTTTCGCGGTTAAATATTTCGGTAAAAAACGTACTGATTTCTTTTCCCCGTCATGACACTACGATTCGTGTATTGGAAATACCTGATGTTCCTATAGAAGAAGTGCCTGAAATCGTTCGGTTTCAGGCGGCAACGAAATCTTCGGTTCCTCTCGGTCAATTATTGCTCGACCATTTGCTGCTGCCCGTCCGTGAGGGAAAAGAGGCACGTGATGTATTGGTTGCCAGTATTGTCAGAGAACTGCACGATCAGGCGGTGAATACGTTCCAGTCAATGGGTATGGATGTCATTTCGACGGGAGTCAGTGCGATCTCTGTTGCTGAATGGATCGCACATGTTGGTACTTTCGATAAGATGTCTGATCCTACCTTAATTGTGAATCAGGTAGACCATCATCTGGAAATGTCCTTGGTCAATGATCAACAACTATTATTTACCAACTCAACATCGATGACATCTGCAGATCGCGAAGTCACAGAACAGTCAATGATCACAGAGGTCAACCGTTTTCTTTTAGCCAGCAGTTCACAACTTGCTGGACAGAAAACAAAACAAATCATTTTGATTGGCGAACAGCAGGCACAGCAATCTTTTTCTAAAAAGTTAAGTGACCGATTTCGTTGTGCTGTTGAATTTGTAGATCCGTCACTAAGTACAAAGTCTACATTCAGTGACTCTCACCCGCTTGAGTATCCAGGAGTCTTGGCCGGACCAATGGGGATGTTATATTCCCAGGCACAAAAGAGTATGGAAGTTGTTGACTTTCTGAATCCTCATAAGGCAGAAGTGAAGCCAGATCGTCGTAAACTACAGATCGGTTTAGGAGTTGCCGGTGTGGTATTGATATTTATGACGGCTTTATTTTTAACACAGCGTCGTGTTTCTGATCTGGATGAACAAATAGTGGAACGCCAGAATATCCAGAATGGTTTAAATGAATTGCTCAAACGAGGGAAGCCGACTTTAGAGTCAGTCACACTCATCGAAAACTGGGAACACTCAAATTCCAAATCATTAAAAGTATTGAATGAGTTAGATACCGTACTACCTGGAACAGATCGACTCTATCTAAGCGATATGAGTCTGAATCGCTCTGCCGGTCAATCGATCAGTCGCCTGAGAGCGATGGGCCATGCGAAAGATGACCTGGATGTGAGAGACCTTAATCGCCAATTATCTAATGACAATTATCGAGTTCATCCCAAGCGAAGTAATAATAGTACTTTTGATTCTGATTACCCTGTTCCTTTTGAGATCGACGCAGAACGGCTTCCTCCTCAAGTAAATACTCAGCAGAAACCCAAGGCTGAGAAGGTGAATAAAAGTTGA
- a CDS encoding putative Ig domain-containing protein, whose protein sequence is MQKREKILALIFGAVIVFWLGMPILHSTFIEPIESRENQLNAINNSIDQKEQQELELLRSAKQLGTWVEHSLPPDEHDAQRLYLEWLNDLAELSGISDLKLSPGRRIREGKTYIAVQVSLEGTATYQQLSHFLLHFYQTDLLQNIVRLELKSTGTGKSDPLEVKITAEGLALTKAKPREQLFPRAKVAAILNFDGTKMKVQDVIDFPSQTPFRIRINQEFLTVNEISGDIWTIVRGANSTVPARYDAGTPFELSPLSQYSEGNTKLQQPITQDTELIKVLSSKHFPKGQRFLIKINNEILNVINQTNGEWAVQRGVLDTKPTAHSKGAVVMQAPQYLQAVFDYGLVAPSNPFAKPVPDKVYKLELKEIPKQTIVRGNTLELKIPIVGINPSINAPVLSVKEKLPGLVIKSDKLNWSPAKEQKAGVYPITITAVQGDQTQEKVFQIELLEKNTPPKIEAIKSVVAYQTQPLSLFVKASDVDLPPQKLKFELASEAPEGVKLNLETGELTWTPAASAELKDYVITVKVSDSGTPPVSSTENITVKVLLDDAFFTFLTGSINVDGKKMAWLRNRATNQKQEVQAGDTINVSEIHAIVKSISDKYLILEIDGKPWVLSLGENFRTLRNLSSVPVLN, encoded by the coding sequence ATGCAAAAACGAGAAAAAATACTGGCATTGATTTTTGGAGCCGTGATTGTCTTCTGGTTGGGAATGCCGATTCTACATAGCACTTTTATCGAACCAATTGAGTCTCGAGAGAATCAACTGAATGCGATCAATAATTCCATTGATCAGAAAGAACAGCAAGAACTGGAACTCCTTCGTTCAGCCAAACAACTGGGAACCTGGGTTGAACACAGTCTTCCGCCGGACGAACACGATGCGCAAAGGCTCTATCTGGAATGGTTAAATGATCTGGCAGAACTTTCAGGAATATCAGATTTGAAATTGTCGCCTGGCCGTCGAATCCGTGAAGGCAAAACTTATATTGCTGTCCAGGTTTCTTTAGAAGGGACCGCCACTTACCAGCAGTTAAGTCACTTTCTGTTGCATTTCTACCAAACCGATCTATTACAGAATATTGTTCGCTTGGAATTAAAGAGTACCGGTACTGGTAAGTCTGACCCACTCGAAGTGAAAATAACAGCAGAAGGTCTGGCTTTGACAAAAGCAAAACCCCGTGAGCAATTATTTCCACGTGCAAAGGTAGCTGCTATTCTGAATTTTGATGGGACTAAAATGAAGGTTCAAGACGTCATTGATTTCCCCAGCCAGACTCCTTTTCGAATTCGTATTAATCAGGAATTCCTCACTGTAAATGAAATCTCAGGGGATATTTGGACTATTGTGAGAGGTGCCAATTCGACAGTCCCTGCTCGCTATGATGCTGGTACACCTTTTGAGCTGTCACCTCTCAGTCAATATTCTGAGGGAAATACAAAACTGCAACAGCCGATTACTCAGGATACAGAACTGATTAAAGTTCTTAGTTCAAAACATTTTCCCAAAGGGCAACGATTTCTCATCAAGATCAATAACGAAATCTTAAATGTAATCAATCAGACCAATGGAGAATGGGCTGTTCAACGTGGGGTCCTTGATACAAAACCCACTGCTCACTCCAAAGGGGCAGTTGTCATGCAAGCTCCCCAATATTTACAGGCGGTTTTTGATTATGGTTTGGTTGCACCCTCAAACCCATTTGCGAAGCCTGTTCCAGATAAAGTTTATAAGTTGGAACTGAAAGAGATTCCTAAACAGACGATTGTCAGAGGTAATACTCTTGAGTTAAAAATTCCTATCGTAGGTATCAATCCTTCAATCAATGCTCCTGTGTTATCTGTCAAAGAGAAATTACCAGGGTTGGTAATCAAATCGGATAAGTTAAATTGGTCCCCTGCTAAAGAGCAAAAAGCAGGCGTTTATCCCATAACGATCACTGCAGTTCAGGGAGATCAAACTCAAGAAAAAGTGTTCCAAATCGAGCTACTTGAAAAGAATACGCCACCAAAAATTGAAGCCATCAAATCTGTGGTTGCATACCAGACACAGCCTCTCTCACTATTCGTGAAAGCCAGTGATGTCGATCTTCCGCCACAAAAGCTCAAATTCGAGTTAGCATCAGAAGCTCCTGAGGGTGTGAAGCTCAACTTAGAGACAGGGGAACTCACCTGGACTCCTGCTGCTTCGGCTGAGTTAAAAGACTACGTGATTACCGTAAAAGTTTCAGATTCGGGGACGCCTCCTGTTTCTTCAACTGAGAATATTACTGTCAAGGTTTTATTAGACGACGCATTTTTTACGTTCTTAACGGGTAGTATCAACGTTGATGGAAAGAAAATGGCCTGGCTACGAAATCGGGCAACTAACCAGAAGCAGGAAGTTCAAGCGGGTGACACAATTAATGTTTCGGAGATCCACGCCATCGTGAAGTCTATTTCAGATAAATATCTTATTCTGGAGATCGATGGCAAACCGTGGGTGCTCTCACTGGGAGAAAATTTCAGAACATTGCGAAACCTGTCCTCAGTTCCTGTGTTGAATTAG
- a CDS encoding secretin N-terminal domain-containing protein: protein MRLHSLIRIPEVGLWHQWGETLFLFIRLTRNYSRHLRCLLALLVLCGPSVSVYADSKPSFWNRFRKPSSTKTKETKAVSDDYERSFSQNEHRPGKEPAEISLNYVQSTWKRVLEQVAEQNELTLVMDVVPKGFFSRRDKRLHSFDQTLQILNRELEPKGFRLLQKDKFLVVLDLRQTKAKYIPPTIQNGKSKINTERKNHGVQQVNYQKQAKVSETQIRQPDVPATFEESAQKLPKSQSKLRKTQFSVRPGTLSSTEVLRQFYHAFERRAELQGEGPGGFPGIVVFMNRNQNVLKDESTDLENLVDSHIDFRVGLDKENNALVFECASSKANSLRSTVMRLDQAAKGYAESIQLVSGTMKIGKVAQALHEQLKSSTVKTRSHLSLSQNSASKIPPHLRNRRVNQLRQRIDQISFDEKQLENTNQNPVPPGPAEKLDQAQKQQSLPELLQDLKGNVNIESVPDLGVLILRGKDEDVEALMKIIKELEELSAGTRPDIHLLNLRHVNSTALADLLNGVYEELVNLRAIQGQTQKIKFIPLGKPNALLILAPDTDMPSILKLAEELDQPVNPLTEFGVFHLKSASATQVSTTLREFYDERGGLGTRIIVSPNIRTNSIIVQAQPRDMQEVAALIQKIDQDQSKAVSRVKIFPLKNAIAEDLAETLNSTLQSVLNPAAARTAGSGANFGGAGGEAAQQLQEARSVVLEFLTHDRSQSRVLRSGLLADIRVIADPRANTLVVTAPKDSLELVEALINQFDQRVSTVAELKVFTLKNADADLMVTLLQSTFSVENQQTDLGIQIAGIDDTNSNLVPLKFTVDRRTNSVVAQGGTDALQIVEAILLKLDGADSRKRETTVIQLKNTPVADVAVAINEFLDTQRALIAQDPDLISSFELLEREIIVVPEPINNNLIISATPRYFAEISNLVKELDKEAPQVIIQALIVEVELDNDDEFGVELGIQDSLLFNRSIIDNILTVQQTITGQNNVTQTNQTIVSQEATPGFLFNSINPLGTNNSNNVGNTAGQALSNFSLQRGNDDLGFGGLVLSASSESVSVLIRALAAKRNVHILSRPQIRTVDNVTAQIQVGQIVPVVNGVTVSSVGSANPVIEQDEAGIILAVTPRISPDGNIVMETIAEKSDFDGQSVPIFTDATTGNVVESPIKNITQVQTTVSVPNGQTVVLGGMITESDTTIERKVPWLGDIPFLGIPFRYDSSSTRRKELLVFLTPRIIQNDADSEFIKQVEAERIHLMEEKAEEMHGPIFAVPPGEPEFIPEGDGLLEPIPPAEMPQSNLNSSELIENESSGEIQQIGYDTEALTKRSKKKPAKQRRFPYWGRD, encoded by the coding sequence ATGCGTCTACATTCCTTGATCAGAATTCCTGAAGTCGGCTTATGGCATCAATGGGGTGAAACGTTGTTTTTATTCATACGATTAACCAGAAATTATTCCAGGCATTTACGTTGCCTGTTAGCATTGCTCGTTCTGTGCGGGCCTTCAGTTTCTGTTTACGCCGACTCAAAGCCCTCGTTTTGGAATCGCTTTCGAAAGCCATCCTCTACAAAGACGAAGGAAACTAAAGCTGTTTCAGATGACTATGAGCGAAGCTTTTCCCAGAACGAACATCGACCAGGTAAAGAGCCTGCAGAAATTTCTTTAAACTATGTCCAATCGACGTGGAAGAGAGTATTAGAACAAGTTGCAGAGCAAAATGAGCTGACGTTGGTAATGGATGTTGTACCGAAAGGTTTTTTTTCGCGTCGAGATAAACGACTGCATTCCTTTGATCAAACTTTACAAATCTTAAATCGAGAACTCGAGCCTAAGGGATTTCGGTTGCTTCAAAAAGACAAATTTCTAGTCGTTCTCGATCTTCGACAGACCAAAGCAAAGTATATTCCCCCAACCATCCAAAACGGTAAATCGAAAATAAATACCGAAAGAAAGAATCACGGAGTTCAACAGGTAAACTACCAGAAACAAGCTAAGGTGTCTGAAACACAAATCAGGCAGCCAGATGTACCAGCGACTTTTGAAGAAAGTGCACAAAAACTTCCAAAATCTCAATCGAAACTGAGGAAAACTCAGTTTTCAGTTCGTCCGGGTACACTAAGCAGCACGGAAGTACTCAGGCAGTTCTATCATGCCTTCGAAAGACGTGCTGAACTGCAGGGAGAGGGACCAGGTGGTTTTCCTGGAATCGTAGTTTTTATGAATAGAAATCAGAATGTACTCAAGGATGAATCAACTGATTTAGAGAACTTAGTTGATTCACATATTGATTTTCGCGTAGGACTCGATAAAGAAAATAATGCATTGGTTTTTGAATGTGCTAGTTCCAAAGCAAACTCATTGAGATCAACAGTCATGAGACTTGATCAGGCTGCCAAAGGTTATGCAGAGTCAATTCAGCTTGTATCAGGTACGATGAAAATTGGTAAAGTTGCTCAAGCCCTGCATGAGCAATTGAAATCAAGTACAGTTAAGACACGTTCGCATTTGAGCTTATCTCAAAACAGTGCTTCTAAAATACCACCGCATTTACGTAATCGACGTGTCAATCAATTAAGACAGCGTATAGATCAAATCAGTTTTGATGAAAAGCAGCTTGAGAACACAAATCAAAATCCAGTACCACCCGGCCCAGCAGAGAAACTGGATCAAGCTCAAAAACAGCAATCGCTTCCGGAATTATTACAAGATCTAAAGGGCAATGTGAATATCGAGTCTGTCCCTGACCTCGGAGTTCTGATTTTACGCGGTAAAGATGAAGATGTTGAAGCACTGATGAAGATCATCAAAGAGTTGGAAGAATTAAGTGCGGGCACCCGTCCTGACATCCATTTATTAAATTTGCGTCATGTGAACTCGACTGCACTGGCTGATCTTTTGAACGGAGTGTATGAAGAGCTCGTCAATTTACGAGCCATTCAAGGGCAAACTCAAAAAATCAAATTCATTCCTCTGGGAAAGCCCAACGCATTATTGATTCTAGCCCCTGATACAGATATGCCTTCGATTCTTAAGCTGGCAGAGGAACTGGATCAACCCGTGAACCCACTCACCGAATTTGGTGTGTTTCATTTGAAAAGTGCCAGTGCCACCCAGGTCTCTACAACATTACGTGAGTTTTACGATGAACGAGGTGGATTGGGAACTCGCATTATCGTCTCTCCCAATATACGAACCAATTCGATCATCGTTCAAGCCCAGCCAAGAGATATGCAGGAGGTCGCGGCGCTGATTCAGAAGATTGACCAGGATCAATCCAAGGCAGTCAGCCGTGTCAAAATATTTCCTCTAAAGAACGCGATTGCAGAAGACTTAGCTGAAACTCTGAACTCAACATTACAAAGTGTTCTTAACCCGGCAGCAGCTCGAACAGCAGGTTCCGGAGCTAATTTTGGAGGCGCGGGGGGTGAAGCAGCCCAGCAATTACAGGAAGCACGCTCAGTTGTCCTTGAGTTTTTGACACACGATAGATCTCAAAGCCGGGTCTTGCGATCAGGATTATTAGCAGACATTCGAGTCATTGCCGATCCGCGTGCAAACACACTGGTTGTTACTGCTCCGAAAGACAGTCTGGAGCTGGTAGAAGCGTTAATCAATCAATTTGATCAGCGTGTCTCGACAGTGGCGGAATTAAAAGTATTTACATTGAAAAATGCGGACGCAGACTTAATGGTGACTTTGCTACAGTCTACTTTTTCAGTTGAGAACCAACAAACTGATTTAGGCATTCAAATCGCGGGTATTGATGATACCAATAGTAATTTAGTACCTTTGAAATTCACGGTGGATCGACGAACCAACTCAGTTGTCGCGCAGGGAGGAACTGATGCATTGCAGATTGTTGAAGCCATCCTGTTAAAACTGGATGGTGCAGACAGCCGTAAACGCGAAACTACAGTGATTCAGTTGAAAAACACTCCGGTCGCGGATGTTGCTGTAGCCATTAATGAATTTCTGGACACGCAACGTGCACTCATTGCTCAGGATCCTGATCTGATCAGTAGTTTCGAGTTGCTGGAGCGCGAAATCATTGTCGTTCCTGAACCGATAAACAATAATTTAATCATCAGTGCCACGCCTCGCTATTTTGCTGAAATTTCCAATCTCGTCAAAGAATTGGATAAGGAAGCTCCGCAAGTCATCATTCAGGCTTTGATTGTTGAAGTCGAATTGGATAACGATGACGAGTTTGGAGTTGAGTTGGGAATTCAGGATTCATTGCTCTTCAATCGAAGTATCATCGACAACATTCTGACGGTACAGCAAACCATCACCGGACAAAATAACGTCACTCAAACCAACCAGACAATTGTTTCCCAAGAGGCAACGCCCGGCTTTCTGTTTAATAGTATTAACCCATTGGGAACCAATAATTCGAATAACGTTGGAAATACGGCCGGTCAGGCATTGAGTAACTTTTCATTACAGCGCGGTAATGATGATCTTGGCTTTGGTGGACTCGTGCTTTCTGCTAGTTCTGAGTCTGTCAGTGTCTTAATTCGGGCATTAGCTGCCAAACGGAATGTGCACATATTGAGCCGTCCTCAAATTCGAACGGTCGATAATGTCACTGCCCAAATACAGGTGGGGCAAATTGTTCCAGTGGTGAACGGCGTCACAGTTTCCAGTGTAGGTTCAGCAAACCCTGTAATCGAACAAGATGAAGCAGGAATTATTCTGGCAGTGACACCACGGATTAGCCCTGATGGTAATATTGTCATGGAAACTATAGCTGAGAAAAGCGATTTTGATGGTCAAAGCGTTCCCATCTTTACGGATGCAACCACTGGGAATGTTGTTGAATCTCCGATTAAGAACATTACACAAGTCCAGACGACGGTTAGCGTTCCCAATGGTCAAACTGTAGTTTTAGGTGGAATGATTACCGAATCTGATACTACTATTGAACGCAAAGTCCCTTGGCTGGGTGATATTCCCTTTTTAGGCATTCCCTTTCGTTATGACTCATCCTCAACCAGACGTAAAGAGTTATTGGTATTCCTGACTCCACGCATCATTCAAAACGATGCTGATTCTGAATTTATTAAGCAGGTCGAAGCAGAGCGCATTCACCTGATGGAAGAAAAAGCGGAAGAAATGCATGGACCTATTTTTGCTGTACCTCCGGGAGAACCAGAGTTCATACCTGAGGGCGACGGGCTCTTAGAACCGATACCGCCAGCTGAGATGCCTCAATCCAATTTGAATTCATCTGAATTGATCGAAAATGAAAGCAGTGGAGAGATCCAGCAAATCGGTTATGACACAGAGGCTTTAACAAAACGATCTAAAAAGAAGCCGGCAAAACAAAGGCGCTTTCCTTATTGGGGGCGAGATTAA
- a CDS encoding BON domain-containing protein — protein sequence MTRFILTNAMIIIVWALLSLGLSERCQAQVQTLSNSSSGNAGTNIGNFSSGNSAFGDSQLGLSTFGNAQTVTPQNSFIGRSDAAQNSFIGRTNAQNAANTAGQNRNFNRANTSGFQNGRNQFNTGQNAIKVPAFRPQMRVAFKSAPLPLSNMKTSMDQSFDRIKERNERFRDVQFQLNVDRSVTLRGQVESASAKKLVEFLAMLEPGVRKVKNELTVTAKK from the coding sequence ATGACGCGCTTTATACTCACAAATGCAATGATCATCATCGTTTGGGCTCTGTTATCTCTTGGACTCTCCGAACGATGTCAAGCTCAGGTACAAACTCTGTCTAATAGTTCCTCAGGTAACGCAGGAACAAATATTGGCAACTTTAGTTCCGGAAATAGTGCCTTTGGTGATTCCCAATTAGGGCTGTCTACTTTTGGTAACGCGCAAACAGTGACTCCTCAAAATTCCTTCATCGGTCGATCCGATGCAGCGCAAAACTCATTTATCGGACGTACAAATGCACAAAATGCGGCCAATACTGCCGGGCAGAATCGTAACTTTAACCGGGCAAACACGAGCGGATTTCAAAATGGTCGAAATCAGTTTAATACAGGTCAGAATGCAATAAAAGTGCCTGCTTTTCGTCCACAGATGAGAGTGGCATTCAAGTCTGCTCCTCTCCCACTGAGTAATATGAAAACATCAATGGATCAGTCCTTTGATCGAATCAAAGAACGAAACGAACGATTTCGAGATGTGCAGTTCCAGTTGAACGTTGATCGCAGCGTCACACTACGTGGTCAGGTCGAATCAGCAAGTGCCAAAAAGCTGGTGGAGTTCCTGGCTATGTTGGAGCCAGGTGTTCGTAAGGTCAAAAATGAATTAACGGTTACTGCCAAAAAATAG
- the trhP gene encoding prephenate-dependent tRNA uridine(34) hydroxylase TrhP, translating to MKPELLSPAGTRKAMQYAYAFGADAVYAGQPRYSLRVRENEFNKLEVMAEAVEEAHKLGKKFYIASNIAPHNLKVRSYLKNMEPVIDMKPDALIMSDPGLIMMVRERWPEVPIHLSVQANAVNYATVKFWQNFGLTRVILSRELSIKEVAEIQEECPDMELEVFVHGALCIAYSGRCLLSGYMNHRDSNQGNCTNACRWDYKVNDAVQTMEGDIVLKNPPPPQSQQQLPIVDQVFLLEEPQRPGEYMPAYEDEHGTYIMNSKDLRAVQHVKTFSDMGISSLKIEGRTKSFFYAARTAQVYRKAIDDAAAGVEFNENLLEMLDSLSNRGYTEGFFQRHASESMQNYEHGRSVAHKQQFVGDIIDREEDGLIVDVKNKFELNDELELMTPSGNTVFELRTLLNQKTESIDVAPGSGHIVKIPFTDNQLEDRARQFSEHDQQFALLMKSVQAPATTSLV from the coding sequence ATGAAACCGGAACTTCTCTCCCCCGCTGGTACGCGCAAGGCAATGCAATATGCCTACGCATTTGGCGCTGACGCCGTTTATGCCGGGCAGCCTCGTTATAGTCTGCGTGTTCGAGAAAATGAATTCAATAAACTGGAAGTCATGGCAGAAGCCGTTGAAGAAGCGCATAAATTGGGTAAGAAATTCTATATTGCCAGTAACATTGCACCTCACAATCTGAAAGTGCGCAGTTATCTCAAAAACATGGAACCGGTCATCGATATGAAACCGGATGCCCTGATCATGTCTGACCCCGGGTTAATCATGATGGTCCGAGAACGTTGGCCAGAAGTTCCCATCCATTTATCAGTTCAGGCAAATGCCGTCAATTATGCCACTGTTAAATTTTGGCAGAACTTTGGTCTGACTCGTGTCATCCTTTCTCGCGAGCTGTCAATCAAAGAAGTTGCTGAGATTCAGGAAGAATGTCCTGACATGGAACTGGAGGTCTTCGTGCACGGTGCACTTTGTATCGCTTATTCAGGGCGCTGTCTGCTTTCTGGCTACATGAATCATCGCGACTCAAATCAGGGGAACTGCACCAACGCCTGTCGCTGGGACTATAAAGTGAATGATGCGGTCCAGACCATGGAAGGCGATATTGTGCTAAAAAATCCTCCTCCTCCCCAAAGTCAGCAGCAACTTCCCATCGTGGATCAGGTATTTTTGTTGGAAGAACCACAACGCCCCGGCGAATACATGCCTGCTTACGAAGACGAACATGGTACCTACATCATGAACTCGAAAGACCTGCGTGCGGTACAGCATGTCAAGACTTTTAGTGATATGGGAATCAGTTCGCTGAAAATTGAAGGACGCACAAAATCATTCTTTTATGCTGCTAGAACCGCACAGGTTTATCGCAAAGCCATCGACGATGCCGCCGCGGGTGTTGAGTTCAATGAGAATTTGTTGGAAATGCTCGACAGTCTCTCCAATCGTGGTTATACCGAAGGCTTTTTCCAAAGACATGCTTCAGAAAGTATGCAAAATTATGAGCATGGTCGCTCGGTCGCTCATAAACAACAATTTGTCGGCGATATTATTGACCGTGAAGAAGATGGTCTGATTGTTGATGTCAAAAACAAATTTGAACTCAACGATGAACTCGAGTTGATGACGCCCTCTGGAAATACGGTCTTTGAATTGAGAACATTATTAAATCAAAAAACCGAGTCCATTGATGTCGCCCCCGGTAGCGGTCATATCGTAAAGATCCCCTTTACTGATAATCAACTTGAGGATAGAGCACGGCAATTTAGCGAACACGATCAACAGTTTGCACTATTAATGAAATCAGTGCAGGCACCGGCCACAACAAGCCTTGTTTGA
- a CDS encoding sialate O-acetylesterase — MCRFACIALMLIHIQFFCSTNTASSKTYHVYFLGGQSNMDGYGYTKDLPADLKQPIPDVMIFHANPSPDGVAVDGRGIWSQLKPGHGAGFKSDGKANVYSNRFGAELTFAKTLKELAPNQHVALIKISRGGTSLAIEAAGNFGCWDPDYEKGTGAGQGINQYDHFLAGMKRALQTRDIDQDGESDTLVPAGIVWMQGESDAVYSEEIARAYESNLKRLMDLVRATMYADDLPVIIGRISDSGNHPEGKVWKHGEIVRAAQASFVKKDKRAALVTSTDNYGYSDRWHYNSEGYLDLGKKFAQALWNLPQE; from the coding sequence ATGTGTCGTTTTGCATGTATTGCATTAATGCTGATCCATATTCAATTCTTCTGTAGTACTAACACTGCTTCCAGCAAAACATATCATGTGTATTTTCTCGGTGGCCAATCTAATATGGATGGCTACGGTTATACCAAAGATCTTCCGGCCGATCTCAAACAACCGATTCCCGACGTAATGATCTTTCATGCAAATCCAAGCCCGGATGGTGTTGCCGTTGATGGTCGCGGTATCTGGTCTCAGCTCAAACCCGGTCACGGTGCTGGATTCAAATCGGATGGGAAGGCCAATGTTTATTCAAATCGGTTTGGAGCTGAGCTGACGTTTGCGAAAACTCTGAAAGAACTCGCTCCGAATCAACATGTTGCTTTGATCAAAATTTCGCGTGGCGGAACTTCTCTTGCTATCGAGGCGGCTGGCAACTTTGGTTGCTGGGACCCGGATTATGAAAAGGGAACGGGAGCAGGCCAGGGGATCAATCAATACGACCATTTTCTCGCAGGTATGAAACGCGCACTACAAACGCGGGACATTGATCAGGATGGTGAAAGCGATACCCTGGTTCCTGCTGGTATTGTCTGGATGCAAGGCGAAAGCGATGCCGTTTACTCTGAAGAAATCGCGCGAGCTTATGAGTCCAACCTGAAACGACTGATGGACTTAGTTCGCGCAACCATGTACGCGGATGATCTCCCTGTGATCATAGGTCGTATTTCCGACTCAGGAAATCATCCCGAGGGAAAAGTCTGGAAACATGGTGAGATCGTACGAGCCGCACAAGCCTCGTTTGTCAAAAAAGACAAACGTGCAGCGCTCGTGACCAGTACTGATAATTATGGTTATTCAGACCGTTGGCACTATAATTCTGAGGGTTATCTGGATTTAGGGAAGAAATTTGCCCAGGCCCTATGGAATCTACCCCAGGAATAA